From Microbacterium invictum, the proteins below share one genomic window:
- a CDS encoding PP2C family protein-serine/threonine phosphatase: MSDEPIEIAAGTSTHPGLRRRVNEDALLAQAPLFLVADGMGGHDAGDRASAAVVGEFAAFAGRRTVDIDDMRAALERARAQVGAIVSGARAAGTTLSGVAVSEVGGVGYWLTLNVGDSRTYRFARGVLEQISVDHSVVQELVDAGALDGAAAATDRRRNEITRAIGAGSNGEADYWMVPAEPGDRMLVCSDGLSGELDAVRIAGILTEEHDPQAAATRLVHEALVHGGRDNVTAIVVDALSVNGHDDIYDTAPAGGRSADIDEDTRPRSGAKGNA; the protein is encoded by the coding sequence ATGAGCGACGAACCCATCGAGATCGCCGCCGGAACCTCGACCCACCCGGGGCTGCGGCGACGGGTGAACGAAGACGCGCTGCTCGCACAGGCGCCCCTGTTCCTGGTCGCGGACGGCATGGGCGGCCACGATGCGGGCGACCGGGCCAGTGCCGCGGTCGTGGGGGAGTTCGCGGCCTTCGCCGGGCGCCGCACCGTCGACATCGACGACATGCGCGCCGCGCTCGAGCGCGCCCGCGCGCAGGTCGGCGCGATCGTCAGCGGTGCGCGTGCGGCCGGCACCACGCTCAGCGGCGTGGCCGTCAGCGAGGTCGGCGGTGTCGGCTACTGGCTGACGCTGAACGTCGGCGATTCGCGCACCTACCGGTTCGCCCGGGGTGTGCTCGAGCAGATCAGCGTCGACCACTCCGTCGTGCAGGAACTCGTCGACGCCGGCGCGCTCGACGGAGCGGCGGCGGCCACCGATCGCCGGCGCAACGAGATCACGCGCGCCATCGGCGCGGGGAGCAACGGCGAGGCGGACTACTGGATGGTGCCCGCCGAGCCGGGCGACCGCATGCTGGTGTGCTCGGACGGGCTGTCCGGAGAGCTCGACGCGGTGCGGATCGCCGGCATCCTCACCGAAGAGCACGACCCGCAAGCCGCGGCCACGCGGCTCGTGCACGAGGCCCTCGTCCACGGCGGCCGCGACAACGTGACCGCCATCGTCGTGGACGCGCTCTCCGTCAACGGGCACGACGACATCTACGACACTGCACCGGCCGGCG
- a CDS encoding RDD family protein, protein MTGRPAELGRRVMAYVIDGAIAGILGGIVVSLLTAVSLATQGGFSPLLAIAGAYLALIAWFFVYTFMQGGAGSIGMRLLGLELAHIDGDALGFGRALGRNLVWAGGSVIIVGMFSPLFDQTAWHRGWHDQLSGAVMTDVRGVPGSYAPPAVPLAPPLPDLPAPQGAPGTQGAPGMQGAPGTSAPAPAGVAYAQPPAAPAHVISPQAAAPAASLPPSAAADSGFGAYPAAPAGYPAATANPASPGLSVVDPASPETPAATVVAPPRAPQPQPDGPIAFVPGVTSSRAPAQPEPRPVVPDEVPVDETRMSTGARAFATLVWDDGARHALYGRTLFGRNPTPETGAHVAPIRDETLSLSKTHFEVGPGDGSVWIVDRHSTNGVVIRRGAQTQAVTPGERATVYAGDILEIGDRRITIEVGR, encoded by the coding sequence ATGACGGGGCGTCCGGCCGAGCTCGGCCGCCGTGTGATGGCGTACGTCATCGACGGCGCGATCGCGGGCATCCTCGGCGGTATCGTCGTGAGCCTGCTGACGGCCGTGTCGCTGGCCACCCAGGGAGGCTTCTCGCCGTTGCTGGCCATTGCCGGCGCCTATCTGGCGCTGATCGCCTGGTTCTTCGTGTACACCTTCATGCAGGGCGGGGCCGGTTCGATCGGCATGCGCCTGCTCGGGCTCGAGCTCGCCCACATCGATGGCGACGCCCTCGGCTTCGGCCGGGCGCTCGGCCGCAACCTGGTGTGGGCCGGCGGCTCGGTCATCATCGTCGGTATGTTCTCGCCGCTGTTCGACCAGACGGCATGGCATCGCGGCTGGCACGATCAGCTCTCCGGCGCCGTCATGACCGACGTGCGCGGGGTACCCGGCTCCTACGCACCGCCCGCCGTGCCCCTCGCGCCGCCGCTGCCCGATCTGCCGGCCCCCCAGGGCGCACCCGGCACGCAGGGCGCACCCGGCATGCAGGGCGCACCGGGAACGTCGGCACCTGCACCGGCCGGTGTGGCGTACGCGCAGCCGCCCGCCGCCCCCGCACATGTGATCTCGCCCCAGGCGGCCGCTCCCGCGGCATCCCTCCCTCCCTCGGCTGCCGCCGACTCGGGGTTCGGCGCCTATCCGGCCGCGCCGGCAGGGTACCCGGCGGCGACCGCGAACCCGGCGTCCCCCGGCCTGTCGGTCGTCGACCCGGCGTCGCCCGAGACGCCCGCCGCCACCGTCGTCGCGCCCCCGCGCGCGCCGCAGCCTCAGCCCGACGGTCCGATCGCGTTCGTCCCCGGCGTGACCTCATCGCGCGCGCCCGCGCAGCCGGAGCCGCGGCCCGTGGTGCCCGACGAGGTGCCCGTCGACGAGACGCGCATGTCCACCGGTGCCCGCGCGTTCGCGACGCTCGTCTGGGACGACGGTGCGCGCCACGCGCTCTACGGCCGCACGCTGTTCGGCCGCAACCCCACACCCGAGACCGGGGCGCACGTGGCACCGATCCGTGACGAGACCCTGTCGCTGTCGAAGACGCACTTCGAGGTCGGCCCGGGCGACGGCAGCGTGTGGATCGTCGACCGGCACTCCACCAACGGCGTCGTCATCCGTCGCGGCGCGCAGACCCAGGCGGTCACGCCCGGCGAGCGGGCCACCGTCTACGCGGGGGACATTCTCGAGATCGGGGACCGTCGCATCACGATCGAGGTCGGCCGATGA
- a CDS encoding DUF58 domain-containing protein has translation MTTTPETQAPSRKARRSAAAPSDVSAAPVFDAVAPAPEPEAPAPLRKPKELSRAEKLREDAGEIARVVWRGVRDVAAVIRPLGWVLIGAAILLWVVALTLGWEEAMIAAAVVTAVVVLSLPFLFGRTTYDVDLDLTRSHVVVGERAVGALTLSNTTSRAILPSQVVLPVGAGRGLFQVPRLAPNETHEELFAIPTSKRGVLEVGPVSVLRGDPIGLFERTHDRRQAVDLYVHPRTKNLEGLSLGHLRDLEGLPSQQLARDDVSFHALREYQPGDDLRHVHWKSTARVGEVMVRQYEETRRSHFVVGLSTHPDEYRLDEEFELAISVAGSIGLRAIRDSRTLDARVQKGALRAQSGRRFLDELSALDHSRPREGGIVSLAGAVSAHSPQAAVAVLVTGSKTDTAELRLACSRLPYGVRVLAVVADARVDSPALRRIGEADVITLGDLEQLPGAVRKVLS, from the coding sequence ATGACCACCACACCGGAGACGCAGGCACCGTCGCGCAAGGCGCGGCGGAGTGCTGCCGCGCCTTCGGACGTGTCCGCGGCGCCGGTCTTCGACGCGGTCGCCCCGGCGCCCGAGCCGGAGGCGCCCGCGCCGCTGCGGAAGCCGAAGGAGCTGTCGCGCGCGGAGAAGCTGCGAGAGGACGCCGGAGAGATCGCGCGAGTGGTCTGGCGCGGTGTCCGCGACGTCGCCGCCGTGATCCGACCGCTCGGCTGGGTGCTCATCGGTGCGGCGATCCTGCTGTGGGTCGTGGCGCTCACCCTCGGGTGGGAAGAGGCCATGATCGCGGCCGCCGTCGTCACCGCGGTCGTCGTGCTGAGCCTGCCCTTCCTGTTCGGCCGCACCACCTACGACGTCGACCTCGACCTCACCCGCTCGCATGTCGTGGTCGGTGAGCGCGCGGTCGGAGCCCTGACGCTCAGCAACACGACCTCGCGCGCGATCCTGCCCTCGCAGGTCGTGCTTCCGGTGGGCGCCGGCCGCGGCCTGTTCCAGGTGCCGAGACTGGCGCCGAACGAGACGCACGAAGAGCTCTTCGCGATCCCGACCAGCAAGCGCGGAGTGCTCGAAGTCGGGCCCGTCAGCGTGCTCCGCGGCGATCCGATCGGACTGTTCGAGCGCACGCACGACCGCCGTCAGGCCGTCGACCTCTACGTGCACCCGCGCACCAAGAACCTCGAAGGCCTCTCGCTCGGCCACCTTCGCGACCTCGAGGGGCTGCCGTCGCAGCAGCTCGCCCGCGACGACGTCTCGTTCCACGCGCTGCGCGAGTACCAGCCCGGCGACGACCTGCGGCACGTGCACTGGAAGTCGACCGCCCGGGTCGGCGAGGTCATGGTCCGTCAGTATGAGGAGACCCGCCGCTCGCACTTCGTCGTCGGCCTGTCCACCCACCCCGACGAGTACCGCCTCGACGAGGAGTTCGAGCTTGCGATCTCGGTGGCGGGTTCCATCGGCCTGCGCGCGATCCGCGACTCGCGCACCCTCGACGCGCGGGTGCAGAAGGGTGCGCTGCGCGCCCAGTCCGGCCGCCGCTTCCTCGACGAGCTGTCGGCCCTCGACCACTCCCGCCCCCGCGAGGGCGGCATCGTGTCGCTGGCCGGTGCGGTCTCGGCGCACTCGCCGCAGGCGGCTGTCGCCGTGCTCGTGACCGGATCGAAGACCGACACCGCCGAGCTGCGGCTGGCCTGCTCGCGACTGCCGTACGGTGTGCGCGTGCTGGCTGTCGTCGCCGATGCCCGGGTCGACTCCCCGGCGCTGCGCCGCATCGGCGAAGCCGATGTCATCACCCTCGGGGACCTCGAGCAGCTCCCCGGCGCCGTTCGAAAGGTCCTGTCGTGA
- a CDS encoding transglutaminaseTgpA domain-containing protein yields MNARPGTLRPLRIVVLDLVAIALLLSVAVIGFGPTFDGPQYLVAGFGGLALGLGIAWLGGYLRWGVLPVAGVTVAAYFLFGGALALPHTAMLGVIPTLDTWAQLGLGTVTSWKQLLTTVPPVAASDGHLMVPFLLTLVAAVLAGSLALRVRTAAWALLPASLLLAAQILLGVAEPAAPIVQGVLFGIVAVLWLSVRHAWAGDRAAVRVEASGTADAGAVRHSRSRRVITGAILLAVAAGAGVTTAAVASPPVPRYVLRDFVVPPFDIRQYPSPLQSFRATVRDFEDETLFTVTGLPEDARIRLATMDTYNGIVYNVSDDGAGSSSSFTPVRSNMSPAAEGETTTLQFAIESLDGVWVPDAGAVREFTFDGERGEELRRAAHYNDATGTAVTTVGLTAGDQYTVDTVLPNLPSDAALADVPFAPLKMPKQAGIPENLAELASEATVDAETPIERVRALEDWLSTDGFFSHGLEGDVLSPSGHGAARVISMFAADQLIGDDEQYAVAMSLMANQLGIPARVVMGWHPNDDDTPESVFTATGDNVHAWVEVAFDGYGWIPFDPTPDEDNKPNEQSTKPRANPKPQVLQPPPPAQEPAELPPAIANDREQEEEEEAGVDWLGPILLYSAMGLGVVILLMAPFIVMGLIKGTRRLRRLRADRTADRISGGWDELVDSAIDLRAPVVAGATRSESATVVQETFTQPRVAELAVRADADVYGPGDPSPEDVAAFWREVDDIVSEMKGTTTVWQRLRARLSLRSLRRSGRGAS; encoded by the coding sequence GTGAACGCCCGGCCCGGTACTCTGCGTCCGCTGCGCATCGTCGTCCTGGACCTTGTGGCGATCGCGCTGCTGCTGTCGGTCGCGGTGATCGGCTTCGGTCCCACGTTCGACGGGCCGCAGTACCTCGTCGCCGGGTTCGGCGGACTCGCGCTCGGGCTCGGCATCGCGTGGCTCGGCGGATACCTGCGCTGGGGCGTGCTCCCCGTCGCCGGCGTGACCGTCGCGGCCTACTTCCTCTTCGGCGGCGCGCTCGCGCTGCCGCACACGGCGATGCTCGGCGTGATCCCCACCCTCGACACATGGGCTCAGCTCGGCCTCGGCACGGTTACCTCGTGGAAGCAGCTGCTGACCACGGTGCCGCCGGTCGCGGCATCGGACGGGCACCTCATGGTCCCCTTCCTGCTCACCCTCGTGGCCGCGGTGCTGGCCGGATCGCTCGCCCTGCGCGTGCGCACGGCCGCGTGGGCGCTGCTGCCGGCCTCCCTTCTGCTGGCCGCGCAGATCCTGCTCGGCGTCGCCGAGCCCGCGGCGCCGATCGTGCAGGGCGTGCTGTTCGGCATCGTCGCGGTGCTGTGGCTGTCGGTGCGTCATGCCTGGGCAGGCGACCGCGCCGCCGTCCGGGTCGAGGCCAGCGGCACTGCCGATGCCGGCGCCGTCCGCCACTCCCGTTCGCGGCGGGTCATCACCGGTGCGATCCTGCTCGCCGTCGCCGCCGGCGCGGGCGTGACCACGGCAGCGGTCGCAAGCCCGCCGGTGCCGCGGTACGTGCTGCGCGACTTCGTCGTCCCGCCGTTCGACATCCGCCAGTACCCGAGCCCGCTGCAGTCGTTCCGCGCGACGGTGCGCGACTTCGAGGACGAGACGCTGTTCACCGTCACCGGCCTGCCCGAGGACGCCCGCATCCGCCTCGCCACGATGGACACCTACAACGGCATCGTCTACAACGTGTCCGACGACGGGGCGGGGTCGTCCAGTTCGTTCACCCCGGTGCGCTCCAACATGTCGCCGGCCGCAGAGGGCGAAACCACGACACTGCAGTTCGCGATCGAGTCGCTCGACGGCGTCTGGGTTCCGGATGCCGGGGCGGTGCGCGAGTTCACCTTCGACGGTGAACGGGGCGAAGAGCTGCGCCGCGCGGCGCATTACAACGACGCCACCGGCACCGCGGTCACCACGGTCGGCCTCACCGCCGGCGACCAGTACACCGTCGACACGGTGCTGCCGAACCTGCCGAGCGACGCTGCGCTGGCCGATGTGCCGTTCGCGCCGCTGAAGATGCCCAAGCAGGCCGGCATCCCCGAGAACCTCGCCGAGCTCGCCTCGGAGGCGACCGTCGACGCCGAGACCCCGATCGAGCGGGTGCGGGCGCTGGAGGACTGGCTGAGCACCGACGGGTTCTTCAGCCACGGACTCGAGGGCGACGTGCTCTCGCCGTCCGGGCACGGCGCGGCGCGCGTCATCTCGATGTTCGCGGCCGACCAGCTGATCGGCGACGACGAGCAGTACGCCGTGGCCATGTCTCTCATGGCCAACCAGCTGGGCATCCCCGCCCGTGTCGTGATGGGCTGGCATCCGAACGACGACGACACCCCCGAGAGCGTGTTCACCGCCACGGGTGACAACGTGCACGCGTGGGTGGAGGTCGCCTTCGACGGGTACGGCTGGATTCCGTTCGACCCGACGCCCGACGAGGACAACAAGCCGAACGAGCAGTCGACGAAGCCGCGCGCGAACCCGAAGCCACAGGTGCTGCAGCCTCCGCCACCCGCGCAGGAGCCCGCCGAGCTGCCGCCCGCCATCGCGAACGACCGCGAGCAGGAGGAGGAAGAGGAGGCCGGTGTCGACTGGCTGGGTCCGATCCTGCTGTACAGCGCGATGGGTCTGGGCGTGGTCATCCTGCTGATGGCACCGTTCATCGTGATGGGACTCATCAAGGGCACCCGTCGCCTGCGACGCCTGCGCGCCGATCGGACCGCCGACCGCATCTCCGGCGGCTGGGACGAACTGGTCGATTCGGCCATCGACCTGCGGGCGCCCGTGGTCGCCGGCGCCACTCGCTCCGAGAGCGCCACCGTCGTGCAGGAGACCTTCACCCAGCCGCGGGTCGCGGAGCTGGCCGTGCGGGCGGATGCCGATGTATACGGCCCCGGCGACCCCTCACCCGAGGACGTGGCCGCGTTCTGGCGTGAGGTGGACGATATCGTCAGTGAGATGAAGGGGACCACCACGGTGTGGCAGCGGCTGCGAGCCCGGCTGAGTCTGCGGTCGCTGCGCCGCTCGGGCAGGGGCGCGTCATGA
- a CDS encoding AAA family ATPase, with protein sequence MSMTPEQAAWFRDTFTRLVDNVDIALMGKRDVVGLVLSAMLAEGHVLLEDAPGTGKTSLAKALAASVQGTSNRIQFTPDLLPSDVTGVTIYDQANHKFEFHRGPVFTSILLADEINRASPKTQSALLEVMEESRVTVDGVAHEVGRPFLVIATQNPIEQAGTYKLPEAQLDRFMIKTSIGYPSLAIAERILAGVVDRNPSAQLKPVITTGAVADMADLAATVHVDPAVARYAAQLVEATRAADATRLGVSVRGAISMMRMARVFAAAQGRHYVIPDDVKSLAGAVWTHRLVLDPEAEFSGITGETVIQRALADVEAPLARATA encoded by the coding sequence ATGAGCATGACCCCCGAACAGGCCGCCTGGTTCCGCGATACCTTCACGCGGCTGGTCGACAACGTCGACATCGCGCTGATGGGCAAGCGCGATGTCGTCGGACTCGTGCTGTCGGCGATGCTGGCCGAGGGCCACGTGCTGCTCGAAGACGCGCCGGGCACCGGAAAGACGAGCCTCGCGAAGGCGCTCGCCGCGAGCGTGCAGGGCACGTCGAACCGCATCCAGTTCACGCCCGACCTGCTGCCGTCCGATGTCACCGGCGTCACGATCTACGACCAGGCGAACCACAAGTTCGAGTTCCACCGCGGACCGGTGTTCACCTCGATCCTGCTCGCCGATGAGATCAACCGCGCCTCGCCCAAGACGCAGTCGGCACTGCTCGAGGTCATGGAGGAATCCCGCGTGACCGTCGACGGCGTCGCGCACGAGGTGGGGCGCCCGTTCCTGGTGATCGCGACCCAGAACCCGATCGAACAGGCGGGCACTTACAAGCTGCCCGAAGCGCAGCTCGACCGCTTCATGATCAAGACGTCCATCGGCTACCCGTCGCTGGCCATCGCCGAACGCATTCTGGCCGGCGTGGTCGACCGCAACCCGTCGGCGCAGCTCAAGCCCGTCATCACGACCGGTGCGGTCGCCGACATGGCCGACCTCGCCGCGACCGTGCACGTCGACCCGGCCGTGGCCCGCTATGCCGCTCAGCTGGTCGAGGCCACTCGTGCCGCCGACGCCACCCGGCTCGGTGTCTCGGTGCGTGGTGCGATCTCGATGATGCGCATGGCACGCGTGTTCGCCGCCGCGCAGGGCCGCCACTACGTCATCCCCGACGACGTCAAGTCGCTGGCCGGCGCCGTGTGGACCCATCGCCTCGTGCTGGACCCCGAGGCCGAGTTCTCGGGCATCACCGGCGAGACGGTCATCCAGCGTGCACTGGCCGACGTCGAGGCACCCCTGGCGCGGGCGACCGCCTGA